From Natrinema amylolyticum, the proteins below share one genomic window:
- a CDS encoding HNH endonuclease → MTSRDWRADREAVFDRDAFTCRHCGTDGGDDEPATLRAYPVGDVPLEGDVHESALVTVCDECFATLESPRATDPLATDELFHLVRETTRLQGTTISAVADFASLATSLPSTLESALEEGTDADVGESVSEYRRVRRDILLAVAVVDARLERLAALDDDAYDPAIQRALAAFSDTAADLQSTLREVIALNETVALGFDRCQGCFDPLEGETCATCGLAARETAAWREDDGTLAFEQLFATINERLQGASETTETLTDRTTTLAERLTA, encoded by the coding sequence GTGACTTCACGCGACTGGCGCGCCGACCGAGAGGCCGTCTTCGACCGCGACGCGTTCACGTGTCGCCACTGCGGGACCGACGGCGGCGACGACGAACCGGCGACGCTCCGCGCCTACCCCGTCGGCGACGTCCCTCTCGAAGGCGATGTTCACGAGAGCGCGCTCGTTACGGTTTGCGACGAGTGCTTTGCGACGCTCGAGTCTCCGCGGGCGACGGACCCGCTCGCGACCGACGAGCTGTTTCACCTCGTCCGAGAGACCACCCGACTGCAGGGGACGACCATCTCGGCGGTCGCCGACTTCGCGTCGCTCGCGACGTCGCTCCCGTCGACCCTCGAGTCCGCCCTCGAGGAGGGGACCGACGCCGACGTCGGCGAATCGGTGTCGGAGTACCGCCGAGTCAGACGCGACATTCTGCTCGCCGTCGCCGTCGTCGACGCCCGACTCGAGCGACTCGCCGCGCTCGACGACGACGCGTACGATCCGGCGATTCAACGGGCGCTCGCGGCCTTTTCCGACACCGCGGCCGACCTGCAATCGACGCTGCGCGAGGTCATCGCTCTGAACGAAACGGTCGCGCTCGGCTTCGATCGGTGTCAGGGCTGTTTCGACCCGCTCGAGGGGGAAACGTGTGCGACCTGCGGACTCGCGGCTCGCGAGACGGCAGCGTGGCGGGAGGACGACGGCACGCTCGCGTTCGAGCAGTTGTTCGCGACGATCAACGAGCGGCTCCAGGGAGCCTCCGAGACGACCGAGACGCTGACCGACCGGACGACGACGCTGGCCGAGCGGCTCACGGCGTAG
- a CDS encoding amphi-Trp domain-containing protein: MSDSPDDTDRPEESDAVDGDEFELERAYDRAELAAVFREFATAFESGRPVRLNGEDRTVRIAVPERVVAEFEAECDSDAEPPVGELEVELEWDDPDGSSVRVSDLDSSAESTESAESSETASVDESAERGAEADSADVDPAAAVMPLEGIADRGDGEGEDAGETDETAVTADEEADATADRTADSGRTSRFEVYEDKGGQWRWRLVHWNGNIVADSGEGYSSRSNAERAARSVMRSAPTASIQRLE; the protein is encoded by the coding sequence ATGAGCGACTCGCCGGACGATACGGACCGACCGGAGGAATCGGACGCGGTCGACGGGGACGAGTTCGAACTCGAGCGGGCGTACGACCGCGCGGAGCTCGCCGCCGTCTTCCGCGAGTTCGCGACTGCTTTCGAATCCGGGCGGCCAGTCCGCCTGAACGGCGAGGACCGGACCGTCAGGATCGCCGTCCCGGAGCGCGTCGTCGCCGAGTTCGAGGCCGAGTGCGATTCCGACGCCGAGCCGCCGGTCGGCGAACTGGAGGTCGAACTCGAGTGGGACGATCCCGACGGCTCGAGCGTTCGCGTCTCCGATCTCGACTCGAGCGCCGAGTCCACCGAGTCGGCCGAGTCTTCCGAGACCGCTTCGGTCGACGAGTCCGCCGAACGCGGTGCGGAGGCGGACTCGGCGGACGTCGATCCCGCGGCGGCGGTGATGCCCCTCGAAGGAATCGCGGACCGCGGCGACGGCGAGGGCGAGGACGCCGGCGAGACGGACGAAACGGCGGTGACGGCCGACGAGGAGGCCGACGCGACTGCCGACCGGACGGCCGACTCCGGCCGGACCAGCCGCTTCGAGGTCTACGAGGACAAGGGCGGTCAGTGGCGCTGGCGGCTCGTCCACTGGAACGGGAACATCGTCGCCGACAGCGGCGAGGGGTACAGCTCGCGATCGAACGCCGAACGAGCGGCCCGGAGCGTGATGCGCAGCGCACCGACGGCGAGCATTCAGCGGCTCGAGTAA
- a CDS encoding DUF547 domain-containing protein, translating into MSTQLDPLSLSADLLYTVKTEGDADPLREHLASVERSQLERALASRESKLSFWLNCYNAYAQLLLEEEEPDLGEGGLLDSWKFFARDQIPVSGVWLSLNDIEHGLLRSSKQPWGFGYLPRLFPSSFERRFRLAECDPRIHFALGHGLEHCPPIAVYSPRDVDEELDIAIEWFLEENVSYDDAENTATVPRLFRQYRGDFGGKRGIVDFLREYNAVPNGTTPALEYERVDHSAELDVDLEADDVRP; encoded by the coding sequence ATGTCGACTCAGCTCGATCCCCTCTCGCTCTCGGCCGATCTCCTGTATACGGTCAAGACCGAGGGCGACGCCGATCCGCTGCGGGAGCACCTGGCGTCGGTCGAGCGATCGCAACTGGAGCGGGCGCTCGCCAGCCGCGAGAGCAAACTTTCGTTCTGGCTCAACTGCTACAACGCCTACGCCCAGTTGCTGTTAGAGGAGGAAGAGCCCGACCTGGGCGAGGGCGGACTCCTCGACAGCTGGAAGTTCTTCGCGCGCGATCAGATCCCCGTGAGCGGGGTCTGGCTGAGCCTCAACGATATCGAACACGGGCTGCTCCGCAGTTCGAAGCAGCCGTGGGGTTTCGGCTACCTCCCGCGGCTGTTTCCCTCCTCGTTCGAACGCCGGTTCCGCCTCGCGGAGTGCGATCCGCGGATCCACTTCGCGCTGGGACACGGCCTCGAACACTGCCCGCCGATCGCGGTCTACTCGCCGCGAGACGTCGACGAAGAGCTCGATATCGCGATCGAGTGGTTCCTCGAGGAGAACGTCAGCTACGACGACGCGGAAAACACCGCGACGGTCCCGCGACTGTTCCGGCAGTACCGCGGTGATTTCGGCGGCAAACGCGGGATCGTCGATTTCCTCCGAGAGTACAACGCCGTCCCGAACGGTACCACACCCGCGCTCGAGTACGAGCGGGTCGACCACTCCGCGGAGCTCGACGTGGATCTCGAGGCCGACGACGTTCGGCCGTAG
- a CDS encoding AI-2E family transporter translates to MNLSKGFLLVLVALFAYLSLLLVLPFSQYILGAILIAYVLYPVQERLERQVSPVIAAGVLVLLAVAGFVVPLIVIVAAVASDARRLLEQVNTDSLEMSELERAIEEQTGQSVDLPSVLADTAQNIGSVVLGRSTEWFSAITHVLIGLGLAIFLLYYLLKDGDDLLAWMRDLTPLPDDAQDDFYQRLDEVMWAVLAGHVLIAIIQGSIAGLGLLATGIPNAAFWTFIMIILSLIPLIGSFLVWGPAVIYLFLTGEPLLAAGLLGYSVIVVGLSDDYLRPVIVDRYAELNPAVIILGVLGGVYAFGVMGLFYGPVVLGALIATLSVMNDHYDRLENEPGMQ, encoded by the coding sequence GTGAATCTCAGCAAGGGATTTCTTCTCGTCCTCGTCGCCCTCTTTGCGTACCTCTCGTTACTGCTCGTCCTCCCGTTCTCCCAGTACATCCTCGGTGCGATCCTCATCGCGTACGTCCTCTATCCCGTCCAAGAGCGCCTCGAGCGGCAGGTGTCGCCGGTGATCGCCGCGGGCGTACTCGTCTTGCTCGCGGTTGCCGGCTTCGTCGTCCCGCTCATCGTCATCGTCGCGGCGGTCGCCAGTGACGCCCGGCGGCTCCTCGAGCAGGTCAACACCGACTCGCTGGAGATGAGCGAACTCGAGCGGGCGATCGAGGAACAGACCGGACAGAGCGTCGACCTGCCGTCGGTACTCGCCGACACCGCACAGAATATCGGGTCGGTAGTGCTCGGTCGCTCGACCGAGTGGTTCAGCGCGATCACGCACGTCCTGATCGGACTGGGACTCGCCATCTTCCTGCTCTACTATCTGCTCAAGGACGGCGACGATCTCCTGGCCTGGATGCGGGACCTGACGCCGCTTCCGGACGACGCGCAGGACGATTTCTACCAGCGACTGGACGAGGTCATGTGGGCCGTCCTCGCCGGGCACGTCCTGATCGCGATCATCCAGGGGTCCATCGCCGGACTCGGACTGCTCGCGACCGGTATTCCGAACGCCGCGTTCTGGACGTTCATCATGATCATCCTCTCGCTGATCCCGTTGATCGGGTCGTTCTTGGTGTGGGGGCCGGCCGTGATCTACCTCTTCCTGACCGGCGAGCCGCTGCTCGCCGCGGGACTGCTGGGATACAGCGTGATCGTCGTCGGCCTCTCCGACGACTACCTCCGGCCCGTCATCGTCGATCGCTACGCCGAACTCAACCCCGCCGTCATCATCCTCGGGGTCCTCGGCGGTGTCTACGCCTTCGGCGTCATGGGGCTGTTCTACGGCCCCGTCGTCCTCGGCGCGCTGATCGCGACGCTCTCGGTCATGAACGACCACTACGACCGACTCGAGAACGAACCGGGAATGCAGTAA
- a CDS encoding winged helix-turn-helix transcriptional regulator, with protein sequence MTDTRQQIQAHIGANAGVHFNELVRESDFAPGQVQYHVRRLRENGRLVREEFYGRTHYYPPTYDEWERAALALFRRETAREIVVYLIEHEPAGPGAITDALDIARSTLEYHVDRLVEHGLVEKRYDEGNRVILELAEPEATGRLLTTVTPTVPDRLVDRFTRLVDELLAGTRESQ encoded by the coding sequence ATGACCGACACTCGACAACAGATTCAAGCACACATCGGCGCGAACGCCGGCGTCCACTTCAACGAACTCGTCAGAGAGTCCGACTTCGCGCCGGGGCAAGTCCAGTATCACGTCCGGCGGCTGCGCGAGAACGGGCGACTCGTCCGCGAGGAGTTCTACGGCCGCACCCACTACTACCCGCCGACGTACGACGAGTGGGAACGGGCCGCACTGGCGCTGTTCCGTCGGGAAACCGCCCGCGAGATCGTCGTCTACCTGATCGAGCACGAGCCGGCCGGCCCCGGAGCGATCACCGACGCCCTCGACATCGCTCGCAGCACGCTCGAGTATCACGTCGATCGGCTGGTCGAGCACGGCCTCGTCGAGAAGCGCTACGACGAGGGAAACCGAGTCATCCTCGAACTCGCGGAGCCCGAAGCGACGGGCCGGCTGCTGACGACGGTGACGCCGACGGTGCCGGACCGACTCGTCGATCGGTTCACGCGGCTTGTCGACGAGTTGCTCGCGGGCACGCGGGAGTCACAGTAG
- a CDS encoding YbjQ family protein — MTEVTITTTDGLEGREVTAYRGVISGEAVIGANVVSDIAAGIRDVVGGRSGSYEKKIEKGRTEAIADLEAEAAELGADAVVGATFDYEEMGEGMLWVNLSGTAVETRRSDE; from the coding sequence ATGACGGAAGTCACGATCACGACGACGGACGGTCTCGAGGGACGAGAGGTAACGGCGTATCGCGGAGTGATTTCGGGCGAAGCGGTCATCGGTGCGAACGTCGTCAGCGACATCGCCGCCGGCATCCGGGACGTCGTCGGCGGACGGAGCGGCTCCTACGAGAAGAAGATCGAAAAGGGGCGAACGGAAGCGATCGCCGACCTCGAGGCCGAGGCGGCGGAGCTGGGTGCCGACGCCGTCGTCGGCGCGACGTTCGATTACGAGGAGATGGGAGAGGGAATGCTGTGGGTCAACCTCTCGGGAACCGCCGTCGAGACGCGCCGCTCGGACGAGTAG
- a CDS encoding SPW repeat domain-containing protein encodes MSDTPNTETGRNARTDYDALNTDAMQWVSALVALIGLYIVASPFILESTDAAIWNDTLVGTAIFLTAGYNFYRLSKDRLASVGVASLAVLLGLWALVSPSFIEMGSNELATGTAISGLAVAALSAYNAYANRKADTPEQTRARA; translated from the coding sequence ATGAGTGACACACCGAATACCGAAACCGGCCGGAACGCTCGGACCGACTACGATGCCCTGAACACGGACGCGATGCAGTGGGTGAGTGCCCTCGTCGCGCTAATCGGGCTCTACATCGTCGCCTCGCCGTTCATCCTCGAGTCCACGGACGCGGCGATCTGGAACGACACGCTCGTCGGGACGGCGATCTTCCTGACCGCCGGCTACAACTTCTACCGGCTGTCGAAGGATCGGCTGGCGAGCGTCGGCGTCGCATCGCTGGCCGTCCTGCTCGGCCTGTGGGCGCTCGTTTCACCCAGTTTCATCGAAATGGGGAGCAACGAACTCGCGACCGGGACCGCGATCTCCGGGCTGGCCGTCGCCGCCCTCTCGGCCTACAACGCCTACGCGAACAGGAAGGCGGACACGCCCGAACAGACCCGGGCTCGAGCCTGA
- a CDS encoding DUF7471 family protein has product MVLALSIAGEWLDPQLAPVLVCVIALAVLGTTVLFVAGVVAYSRRRTLRYLLITVVLGVLVVRSVTGLGTVLGLVPMTVHHLVEHGFDFLIAVIVLYAVYRSGPTSDGFDTESDD; this is encoded by the coding sequence ATGGTGCTCGCACTGTCGATCGCCGGCGAGTGGCTGGATCCCCAACTCGCGCCCGTTCTCGTCTGCGTGATCGCTCTCGCAGTGCTGGGAACGACGGTGTTGTTCGTCGCCGGCGTCGTCGCTTACTCCCGGCGTCGGACGCTCCGTTATCTGCTGATCACGGTCGTCCTCGGCGTGCTCGTCGTCCGCTCGGTGACCGGGCTGGGAACCGTCCTCGGACTCGTCCCGATGACGGTCCACCATCTCGTCGAGCATGGCTTCGACTTCCTGATCGCGGTGATCGTCCTCTATGCGGTCTACCGGAGCGGACCGACGAGCGACGGGTTCGATACCGAATCGGACGACTAG
- a CDS encoding AAA family ATPase, whose protein sequence is MSVPDAAATTEAVVDEILSAVVADRTVLEEVTAGVLARGHVLLEDVPGTGKTLTARSFATALGLEFSRIQFTPDLMPADITGSYVFEEETGEFHFTPGPVFANVVLADEINRAPPKTQSALLEAMEEGQVTVDGETHDLPDPFVVIATQNPVEQEGTFELPEAQRDRFMVKTSLGYPDAEGTRELIDRRADRDRPDPTVEPVVDRERVLELQAVPEEITVEGPVRDYIGELCRTTRTDGRVDVGVSPRGVQRLFEVSRARAALEGREYVVPEDVKRIAGPALAHRLVLTPEASVDGVSRRAVIDAVLETCDVPAMEPPSAD, encoded by the coding sequence ATGTCAGTCCCCGACGCCGCGGCGACGACGGAGGCCGTCGTCGACGAGATCCTCTCCGCAGTCGTGGCCGATCGAACCGTCCTCGAGGAAGTCACCGCCGGCGTGCTCGCCCGCGGACACGTGTTGCTCGAGGACGTGCCCGGAACGGGCAAGACGCTCACCGCGCGCTCGTTCGCGACCGCGCTCGGCCTCGAGTTCTCCCGGATCCAGTTCACGCCGGACCTGATGCCCGCCGATATCACCGGCTCGTACGTCTTCGAGGAGGAGACCGGCGAGTTCCACTTCACCCCGGGCCCGGTGTTCGCGAACGTCGTGCTCGCCGACGAGATCAACCGCGCGCCGCCGAAGACCCAGTCCGCGCTGCTGGAAGCGATGGAAGAGGGACAGGTGACCGTCGACGGCGAGACCCACGACCTCCCCGACCCCTTCGTCGTCATCGCGACGCAGAACCCGGTCGAGCAGGAGGGTACCTTCGAACTGCCGGAAGCCCAGCGCGACCGATTCATGGTGAAGACGTCGCTCGGCTATCCCGACGCCGAGGGAACGCGCGAGTTGATCGACCGCCGGGCGGACCGCGATCGCCCGGACCCGACCGTCGAACCGGTCGTCGATCGCGAGCGAGTGCTCGAACTTCAGGCCGTTCCCGAAGAGATCACCGTCGAGGGCCCGGTCCGCGACTACATCGGCGAGCTCTGTCGGACCACTCGGACCGACGGCCGCGTCGACGTCGGCGTCTCGCCCCGCGGCGTCCAGCGACTGTTCGAGGTCAGCCGCGCCCGTGCCGCCCTCGAGGGCCGCGAGTACGTCGTCCCGGAAGACGTCAAACGGATCGCCGGCCCCGCGCTCGCCCATCGGCTCGTGTTGACCCCGGAAGCGAGCGTCGACGGGGTCTCCCGGCGCGCGGTCATCGACGCCGTCCTCGAGACGTGTGACGTCCCGGCAATGGAGCCGCCGTCAGCGGACTAA
- a CDS encoding DUF58 domain-containing protein has translation MTGRTVERVADSDWAVAATLAFAGLGIAVGSQLLVAAATLPLWYVAAAVLGSDQSAMVRVHRRVVVHDASSEAVGTDETSRSDAGAIAGDPGDTATVRTTVRNAGSETLVDLRVVDGVPDALPVVSGSPRACETLEPLAETTLEYEVELRRGEHAFGDATVRTRDITGTVAETWTASVDGDDAIRCSSAVETVGLGDGTNDYAGEVPTDEGGSGLEFYAVREYEPGDPVRSIDWRRYAGTRELATVEYRAERATRIVCIVDARPNQFHAATTDGVPALERSADAAERTFETLVAAGHPTGIVGIHDQRLTSVAPGTGPATRREATALLDAMQTQTDSDHGSYTRTQTDDPTAALSRTLPGEAQVYLFSSFVDDEPLELVEALRARGYAVRVVSPDVTADADDVATRLTALERGTRLARARATGARVLDWNRERSLGVLLRDAVGEVATR, from the coding sequence ATGACCGGACGGACCGTCGAACGGGTCGCGGACAGCGACTGGGCCGTCGCCGCGACGCTCGCCTTCGCTGGACTGGGCATCGCCGTGGGGAGTCAACTCCTCGTCGCCGCCGCCACCCTCCCGCTGTGGTACGTCGCCGCGGCTGTCCTGGGAAGCGATCAGTCGGCGATGGTGCGCGTCCACCGCCGCGTTGTGGTTCACGACGCCTCGAGCGAGGCAGTCGGTACTGACGAGACGTCTCGATCCGACGCAGGGGCGATAGCCGGCGACCCCGGGGACACCGCGACCGTGCGGACGACCGTCCGAAACGCTGGCTCGGAGACGCTCGTCGATCTGCGCGTCGTCGACGGCGTTCCCGACGCGCTGCCGGTCGTCTCCGGCTCGCCGCGCGCCTGCGAGACGCTCGAGCCCCTCGCGGAGACGACTCTCGAGTACGAGGTCGAACTCCGGCGCGGCGAGCACGCGTTCGGCGACGCAACGGTGCGAACGCGCGATATCACGGGCACGGTCGCCGAGACCTGGACGGCGAGCGTCGACGGCGACGACGCGATCCGCTGTTCGTCCGCCGTCGAGACGGTGGGGCTCGGCGACGGGACGAACGACTACGCGGGCGAGGTCCCGACCGACGAGGGCGGCAGCGGCCTCGAGTTCTACGCCGTCCGCGAGTATGAGCCGGGCGATCCGGTGCGCTCGATCGACTGGCGGCGGTACGCCGGCACGCGAGAGCTGGCGACCGTCGAGTACCGCGCCGAGCGAGCGACGCGGATCGTCTGTATCGTCGACGCGCGGCCGAATCAGTTCCACGCGGCGACGACCGACGGGGTGCCCGCGCTCGAGCGCTCGGCCGACGCCGCCGAGCGGACGTTCGAGACGCTGGTAGCCGCGGGCCATCCGACCGGCATCGTCGGTATCCACGACCAGCGGCTGACGAGCGTCGCGCCGGGAACCGGTCCCGCGACGAGGCGGGAAGCGACGGCGCTGCTGGACGCGATGCAGACGCAGACGGACTCCGATCACGGGTCGTACACCCGGACGCAGACGGACGATCCGACCGCGGCGCTCTCCCGGACGCTTCCCGGCGAGGCGCAGGTGTACCTCTTCTCCTCGTTCGTCGACGACGAGCCCCTCGAGCTCGTCGAGGCGCTCCGGGCGCGAGGGTACGCCGTTCGCGTCGTCTCTCCCGACGTCACCGCCGACGCCGACGACGTCGCGACGCGACTGACGGCCCTCGAGCGGGGGACGCGCCTCGCTCGCGCCCGTGCGACCGGGGCTCGCGTCCTGGATTGGAATCGAGAGCGATCGCTCGGCGTGTTACTCCGCGACGCCGTCGGGGAGGTGGCGACCCGATGA
- a CDS encoding DUF7269 family protein, producing MSRRSSPGPWQRLMRRLEALDSEGVATAVVGAGALLAIGAVILGGFLPSVRPLTVILYPFATLFPVLGAAIAVGACWWAWTADRSDGSQLLEGPPPEAGDTDAEQSVGRETEWDLLAAGGGRYRCRRNESAAAVRRRLVDGAVRVVTTKRGLATDAAREAILAGTWTDDPVAAAFLAEDLTQPPRERLRAAVDPGAAYHRRVRRTLAAIEALDDGTARSEGVDR from the coding sequence ATGAGTCGCCGCTCGTCACCGGGACCGTGGCAGCGACTGATGCGGCGACTCGAGGCCCTCGATTCGGAGGGAGTCGCGACGGCAGTGGTCGGTGCCGGTGCCCTCCTGGCGATCGGAGCGGTGATCCTCGGCGGCTTCCTGCCGTCCGTGCGACCGCTTACCGTGATACTGTATCCGTTCGCGACGCTGTTTCCGGTACTCGGAGCCGCGATCGCCGTGGGCGCGTGCTGGTGGGCGTGGACCGCCGACCGATCGGACGGCTCGCAGTTGCTCGAGGGGCCGCCGCCTGAAGCGGGAGACACCGACGCAGAGCAGTCGGTCGGCCGCGAGACGGAGTGGGACCTCCTCGCCGCCGGGGGCGGCCGGTATCGCTGTCGTCGGAACGAGTCGGCCGCGGCCGTTCGCCGACGGCTCGTCGACGGTGCGGTCCGCGTCGTCACGACGAAACGCGGACTCGCGACCGACGCGGCCCGCGAGGCCATTCTGGCGGGGACGTGGACCGACGATCCGGTCGCCGCCGCGTTCCTCGCCGAGGACCTCACGCAGCCGCCCCGCGAACGGCTGCGCGCCGCGGTCGACCCCGGGGCGGCGTATCACCGCCGCGTCCGTCGCACGCTCGCGGCGATCGAGGCGCTCGACGACGGCACGGCCCGGAGCGAGGGGGTGGACCGATGA
- a CDS encoding DUF4129 domain-containing protein, whose product MTGTRRLLFVIGCLCCLLAIASALPAADPRLDGPGDGGGEPVAGDWESIDDRPEFNATPAEVDDETTDSPPTDDHDIEIEGAIEPGNEVTVDIGPIGHFSTKTIAVNGENVTEAGTFGRSEITVPYAEEMTVAIHEVNRSRTFDVPTGATIETSGGAAPARDLDISATVGESPVTDATVTLDGEAVATTDEDGEAAVTMPETAGPVELHVERGPVTGDRTVDVAEPTVEFISPLLFPGSPAPVQVSAGGEGVSDATVSLESGGTKTTGDEGRTHIWLPIGDEATVTVEVGEERASATVGNLYLRLTAVVVFVPGFVIGGVATYLRLVANRERRRGTGATGLFVALADVLEALADALGGLFGGIGEFSWPSIQLPTISLPRLEFGGAGRGFPSLGLSLPSVGRAFVTLPSLGSLGSLGRSSSGSDGSVLAAVFGTGDDESDEPSDSVDDGPDLAAEPLTPRGPRAEIRAAWHAFLDRLEVDDRETVTPGEVARDALAAGFPAENVRRLVAIVRDVEYGGREASPDRVAAARATVRDLLDHDPDEEGSE is encoded by the coding sequence GTGACCGGAACGCGTCGGCTCCTGTTCGTGATCGGTTGCCTGTGCTGTCTGCTCGCGATCGCGAGCGCCCTTCCCGCGGCGGATCCGCGACTCGACGGTCCCGGTGACGGCGGCGGGGAGCCGGTCGCCGGCGACTGGGAGTCGATCGACGACCGGCCGGAGTTCAACGCGACGCCGGCGGAAGTCGACGACGAGACGACTGATTCGCCGCCGACGGACGATCACGATATCGAAATCGAGGGAGCGATCGAGCCAGGGAACGAGGTGACCGTCGATATCGGCCCTATCGGCCACTTCAGTACCAAAACGATCGCAGTGAACGGCGAAAACGTCACGGAAGCCGGAACGTTCGGCAGGAGCGAGATCACTGTCCCGTACGCCGAGGAGATGACCGTCGCGATCCACGAAGTGAACCGCTCGCGGACGTTCGACGTGCCGACCGGCGCGACGATCGAGACCAGCGGCGGGGCGGCACCGGCCCGAGATCTCGACATCTCGGCGACGGTCGGAGAGTCGCCGGTGACCGACGCGACGGTGACCCTCGACGGGGAGGCCGTCGCGACGACGGACGAAGACGGCGAAGCGGCGGTGACGATGCCGGAGACCGCCGGCCCGGTCGAGCTACACGTCGAGCGCGGCCCAGTGACTGGCGACCGGACCGTCGACGTCGCCGAACCGACGGTCGAGTTCATCTCACCGCTCTTGTTCCCCGGCTCGCCCGCTCCCGTCCAGGTCTCCGCTGGCGGAGAGGGAGTTTCGGACGCGACGGTCTCCCTCGAGAGCGGCGGGACGAAGACGACCGGCGACGAGGGGCGGACCCACATCTGGCTGCCGATCGGCGACGAGGCGACCGTCACGGTCGAGGTCGGCGAAGAGCGCGCGTCGGCGACCGTCGGAAACCTCTATCTCCGGCTGACGGCGGTCGTCGTGTTCGTGCCCGGCTTCGTCATCGGCGGCGTCGCGACATACCTCCGGCTGGTCGCGAACCGCGAGCGACGGCGCGGAACCGGAGCGACCGGTCTGTTCGTCGCGCTCGCGGACGTCCTCGAGGCCCTCGCCGACGCGCTCGGCGGGCTCTTCGGCGGGATCGGCGAGTTCAGTTGGCCGTCGATACAGCTCCCGACGATCTCGCTGCCGCGCCTCGAATTCGGCGGGGCCGGTCGCGGATTCCCGTCGCTCGGTCTGTCCCTCCCCTCGGTCGGCCGCGCGTTCGTGACCCTCCCGTCGCTGGGCTCGCTGGGTTCGCTCGGCCGGTCGTCGAGCGGCAGCGACGGATCGGTGCTCGCGGCCGTGTTCGGAACGGGCGACGACGAGTCCGACGAGCCGAGCGATTCCGTGGACGACGGCCCCGACCTCGCGGCCGAACCGCTCACTCCCCGCGGGCCTCGCGCGGAGATCCGCGCGGCGTGGCACGCGTTCCTCGACCGACTCGAGGTGGACGACCGCGAGACGGTGACTCCCGGCGAGGTGGCTCGCGACGCGCTCGCCGCCGGGTTCCCGGCGGAGAACGTGCGACGGTTGGTCGCGATCGTTCGCGACGTCGAGTACGGCGGCCGCGAGGCCTCCCCGGACCGAGTGGCGGCGGCGCGAGCGACGGTTCGGGACCTGCTCGACCACGATCCGGACGAGGAGGGTTCGGAATGA